A single region of the Labrus bergylta chromosome 10, fLabBer1.1, whole genome shotgun sequence genome encodes:
- the inpp5f gene encoding phosphatidylinositide phosphatase SAC2 isoform X1, which translates to MELFQAKDDYILQSGDRALWCSRKDGTMAVRPATDLLLAWNPVCLGLVEGVIGKIQLHTDLPLGLVLIRQKALVGHLPGNHKVFKITKITVIPLSDEEPQELELEESFMDGETEYFQLCKKHHFGIDKPEKLTQSPDESKFLMKTLSQIKSNVAVPIKKKYSPAIQVKENKEKERMERRLLDELCKIFMDSDSFYYSTTYDLTNSVQRQGDSGNSSLPLWKQVDDRFFWNKHMIQDLIDLQAPEIDFWVTPIIQGFVQVEELVVNYNETSDEERSSPETPLEEVTCVDDMHPRFTVALISRRSRHRAGMRYKRRGVDTDGHVANYVETEQLIHVHSHTLSFVQTRGSVPVFWSQAGYRYNPRPRLEKGEKETIEYFAAHFEEQLQLYKTQVIINLVDQSGREKVIGDAYLKQVLLYNNPNLTYVSFDFHEHCRGMKFENVQILTDAISDIITDMKWAWVDQAGVICKQEGIFRVNCMDCLDRTNVVQAAIGRVVMEQQLKKLGVMPPEQPLPPKCYKIYQIMWANNGDIISRQYAGTAALKGDFTRTGERKLAGVMKDGVNSANRYYLNRFRDAYRQAVIDLMMGIPVTEDLYSIFSKEKEHEEKEKESQRGAQEQVSLLLQTYMQLLLPDDEKFHGGWALINCDMSLIDASNKDVDVLLLLSEKAYYIAFYDEEADKVNQYQRLNLDGLEKIEIGPEPTLFGKPKFCCMRLHYRSEDTSGFFHTLRAATRNPEDDGKDTLQCIAEMLRITKQAMGLDLLVVEKKLERRQCKPHEDIMAIQNKPADQGSSGLAQGKSFLLNKFSSLNQKVKQTGPFKPLGRLGNFSKPDVKVNFLKPTMHVNLWKSDSSLETSENNPGTGCIKDVGDGNSEISDDSDSYISDPEQPCSLENMDYVLPSCGIVASNPRLGSRSQSIASIELNIPTMIRVTGCDGKQKSPFEAGDDKSPGAASVAEEAILIDFGTPIEAYCHQFVQDAQTKPVEVFGEQPTSAVPPLNPVVPVQNKTPADSDKQSSSEWQHEDPQLPRPSQLDVELTTSSFNLLTVQKTSSVASGGSQRSLSLQMEGSQGPSPADSSGSRVVSPFAKIKSSMVQVASLTQAGLTQGINFAVAKVQKSPEPESINEAQESELKAMFTQCQTRIIQI; encoded by the exons ATGGAGCTGTTCCAGGCGAAAGACGATTACATACTTCAGAGCGGGGACCGTGCTCTGTGGTGCAGCCGAAAAGACGGGACCATGGCCGTCAGACCTG CAACAGACCTACTGCTAGCTTGGAATCCAGTGTGTTTGGGATTGGTAGAAGGTGTCATTGGAAAGATACAACTTCATACAG ATCTTCCTCTTGGCCTAGTATTGATTCGCCAGAAAGCACTGGTGGGCCATCTACCAGGCAACCACAAAGTCTTCAAGATCACCAAAATAACAGTCATTCCTCTGTCTGATGAAGAGCCTCAGGAGCTTGAACTGGAG GAGAGCTTCATGGATGGTGAGACAGAATATTTTCAA CTTTGCAAGAAACATCACTTTGGAATCGACAAACCAGAGAAACTGACTCAGTCTCCAGATGAGTCAAAGTTCTTGATGAAAACTTTAAGCCAGATCAAATCTAATGTGGCAGTTCCCATCAAGAAaaag TATTCCCCTGCAATCCAGGTTaaggaaaacaaagagaaggaacGCATGGAAAGACGGTTGCTGGATGAGCTCTGCAAGATATTCATGGATTCAGACTCCTTCTATTACAGTACGACCTATGACCTGACAAACAGTGTCCAGCGTCAAGGGGACTCAGGCAACTCCAGCTTACCTCTATGGAAGCAG GTTGATGACCGTTTTTTCTGGAATAAGCACATGATCCAAGACCTTATTGACCTTCAG GCACCGGAGATAGATTTCTGGGTGACGCCAATCATCCAGGGTTTTGTACAGGTAGAAGAACTGGTGGTGAACTACAATGAGACATCCGATGAGGAGCGGAGCAGCCCTGAAACCCCCCTAGAGGAGGTCACCTGTGTTGACGACATGCATCCCCGCTTTACTGTGGCACTTATCTCCAGACGTAGCCGCCACCGCGCAG GGATGCGGTACAAACGAAGAGGAGTGGATACTGATGGCCATGTTGCCAACTATGTGGAGACAGAGCAGCTGATCCACGTGCACAGCCACACCCTATCTTTTGTGCAGACACGCGGCTCTGTGCCAGTCTTCTGGAGCCAGGCAGGGTACCGCTACAATCCCAGGCCACGCTTAGAGAAAG gaGAAAAGGAGACCATTGAGTACTTCGCTGCTCACTTTGAAGAACAGCTTCAACTCTATAAGACACAG gTCATCATTAACTTAGTGGACCAAAGTGGACGGGAGAAGGTAATTGGTGACGCATATCTGAAGCAAGTCCTGCTCTACAACAACCCTAACCTCACGTATGTTTCGTTTGACTTCCACGAGCACTG CCGAGGTATGAAGtttgaaaatgtgcaaatactGACAGATGCCATCTCTGATATCATAACTGACATGAAGTGGGCCTG GGTGGATCAGGCGGGAGTCATTTGTAAGCAGGAGGGTATCTTCAGAGTAAACTGCATGGACTGTCTTGACAGAACCAATGTGGTCCAGGCTGCTATTGGTCGGGTGGTGATGGAACAACAG TTAAAGAAACTAGGTGTGATGCCTCCAGAACAGCCTCTGCCTCCCAAATGCTACAAAATTTATCAGATCATGTGGGCCAACAATGGAGACATCATCAGCAGGCAGTATGCAGGCACAGCAGCGCTTAAG GGAGATTTCACcaggacaggagagagaaaattGGCTGGCGTAATGAAGGATGGTGTGAACTCAGCCAACCGCTACTATTTGAACCGCTTTAGAGACGCTTACAGACAAGCAGTTATTG ACCTAATGATGGGCATACCAGTGACAGAAGACCTCTACTCCATCTTTAGTAAGGAGAAGgaacatgaagagaaagagaaagaaagccAGAGGGGAGCACAGGAACAGGTcagcctgctgctgcagacCTACATGCAGCTTCTGCTGCCTGATGATGAGAAGTTTCATGGAGGTTGGGCCCTAATCAATTGTGACATGAG CCTCATTGATGCATCAAACAAAGACGTAGATGTGTTGCTCCTTCTTTCTGAAAAAGCCTATTACATTGCTTT CTACGATGAAGAAGCAGATAAAGTCAACCAATACCAGCGCCTCAATTTGGATGGTTTGGAAAAGATCGAAATAG GTCCAGAGCCTACACTGTTTGGGAAACCAAAGTTCTGCTGTATGCGTTTGCATTACAGGAGTGAAGATACAAGTGGATTCTTTCACACGCTGAGAGCAGCAACACGAAATCCTGAGGACGATGGAAAAG ACACATTACAATGCATAGCTGAGATGCTTCGCATAACCAAGCAAGCCATGGGTTTGGACTTGCTTGTAGTCGAGAAGAAGCTTGAGAG GCGGCAGTGTAAACCTCATGAGGATATAATGGCCATCCAGAACAAACCTGCTGACCAGGGTAGCTCTGGGCTGGCACAGGGCAAGAGTTTCCTCCTGAACAAATTCTCTTCTCTCAATCAGAAAGTGAAACAGACTGGCCCTTTTAAGCCCCTTGGGAGGTTGGGCAACTTCTCTAAGCCAGATGTTAAAGTCAATTTCCTTAAACCGACTATGCATGTCAACCTTTGGAAATCTGACAGCAGCTTGGAGACATCAGAAAACAACCCTGGAACAGGATGCATCAAAGATGTTGGAGATGGGAACTCTGAAATCTCAGACGACTCTGACTCTTATATTTCTGATCCAGAGCAACCATGTTCTTTGGAAAACATGGACTATGTGCTACCAAGTTGCGGTATTGTAGCATCAAACCCACGCCTGGGGAGTCGCTCCCAGTCTATTGCTAGCATAGAGCTAAATATCCCCACCATGATACGGGTCACTGGGTGTGATGGGAAGCAGAAAAGCCCCTTTGAAGCTGGTGATGACAAGTCACCAGGAGCTGCTTCGGTGGCTGAAGAAGCCATTCTGATTGACTTTGGTACTCCCATTGAAGCCTACTGTCACCAGTTTGTCCAGGATGCACAGACCAAACCTGTTGAGGTGTTTGGAGAGCAACCAACATCTGCTGTTCCCCCTCTCAACCCTGTGGTGCCAGTGCAGAATAAGACCCCTGCAGACTCAGACAAGCAGTCGAGCTCTGAGTGGCAGCATGAGGATCCTCAGCTCCCCAGGCCATCCCAGCTTGACGTTGAGTTAACTACTTCCAGTTTCAACCTCCTCACAGTCCAAAAAACCAGCTCTGTAGCCTCGGGAGGTTCTCAGAGGAGTCTGAGTTTGCAGATGGAGGGCAGCCAAGGCCCTTCGCCTGCTGACAGCAGTGGCAGCAGAGTAGTGTCCCCATTTGCCAAGATCAAGAGCTCAATGGTTCAGGTGGCAAGCCTTACCCAGGCTGGACTTACACAAGGTATCAATTTTGCTGTGGCAAAGGTACAGAAGAGCCCAGAACCAGAGTCTATCAATGAAGCCCAAGAGAGCGAGCTTAAGGCAATGTTTACACAGTGCCAGACCAGGATTATTCAAATCTAG
- the inpp5f gene encoding phosphatidylinositide phosphatase SAC2 isoform X3 — MELFQAKDDYILQSGDRALWCSRKDGTMAVRPATDLLLAWNPVCLGLVEGVIGKIQLHTDLPLGLVLIRQKALVGHLPGNHKVFKITKITVIPLSDEEPQELELELCKKHHFGIDKPEKLTQSPDESKFLMKTLSQIKSNVAVPIKKKYSPAIQVKENKEKERMERRLLDELCKIFMDSDSFYYSTTYDLTNSVQRQGDSGNSSLPLWKQVDDRFFWNKHMIQDLIDLQAPEIDFWVTPIIQGFVQVEELVVNYNETSDEERSSPETPLEEVTCVDDMHPRFTVALISRRSRHRAGMRYKRRGVDTDGHVANYVETEQLIHVHSHTLSFVQTRGSVPVFWSQAGYRYNPRPRLEKGEKETIEYFAAHFEEQLQLYKTQVIINLVDQSGREKVIGDAYLKQVLLYNNPNLTYVSFDFHEHCRGMKFENVQILTDAISDIITDMKWAWVDQAGVICKQEGIFRVNCMDCLDRTNVVQAAIGRVVMEQQLKKLGVMPPEQPLPPKCYKIYQIMWANNGDIISRQYAGTAALKGDFTRTGERKLAGVMKDGVNSANRYYLNRFRDAYRQAVIDLMMGIPVTEDLYSIFSKEKEHEEKEKESQRGAQEQVSLLLQTYMQLLLPDDEKFHGGWALINCDMSLIDASNKDVDVLLLLSEKAYYIAFYDEEADKVNQYQRLNLDGLEKIEIGPEPTLFGKPKFCCMRLHYRSEDTSGFFHTLRAATRNPEDDGKDTLQCIAEMLRITKQAMGLDLLVVEKKLERRQCKPHEDIMAIQNKPADQGSSGLAQGKSFLLNKFSSLNQKVKQTGPFKPLGRLGNFSKPDVKVNFLKPTMHVNLWKSDSSLETSENNPGTGCIKDVGDGNSEISDDSDSYISDPEQPCSLENMDYVLPSCGIVASNPRLGSRSQSIASIELNIPTMIRVTGCDGKQKSPFEAGDDKSPGAASVAEEAILIDFGTPIEAYCHQFVQDAQTKPVEVFGEQPTSAVPPLNPVVPVQNKTPADSDKQSSSEWQHEDPQLPRPSQLDVELTTSSFNLLTVQKTSSVASGGSQRSLSLQMEGSQGPSPADSSGSRVVSPFAKIKSSMVQVASLTQAGLTQGINFAVAKVQKSPEPESINEAQESELKAMFTQCQTRIIQI; from the exons ATGGAGCTGTTCCAGGCGAAAGACGATTACATACTTCAGAGCGGGGACCGTGCTCTGTGGTGCAGCCGAAAAGACGGGACCATGGCCGTCAGACCTG CAACAGACCTACTGCTAGCTTGGAATCCAGTGTGTTTGGGATTGGTAGAAGGTGTCATTGGAAAGATACAACTTCATACAG ATCTTCCTCTTGGCCTAGTATTGATTCGCCAGAAAGCACTGGTGGGCCATCTACCAGGCAACCACAAAGTCTTCAAGATCACCAAAATAACAGTCATTCCTCTGTCTGATGAAGAGCCTCAGGAGCTTGAACTGGAG CTTTGCAAGAAACATCACTTTGGAATCGACAAACCAGAGAAACTGACTCAGTCTCCAGATGAGTCAAAGTTCTTGATGAAAACTTTAAGCCAGATCAAATCTAATGTGGCAGTTCCCATCAAGAAaaag TATTCCCCTGCAATCCAGGTTaaggaaaacaaagagaaggaacGCATGGAAAGACGGTTGCTGGATGAGCTCTGCAAGATATTCATGGATTCAGACTCCTTCTATTACAGTACGACCTATGACCTGACAAACAGTGTCCAGCGTCAAGGGGACTCAGGCAACTCCAGCTTACCTCTATGGAAGCAG GTTGATGACCGTTTTTTCTGGAATAAGCACATGATCCAAGACCTTATTGACCTTCAG GCACCGGAGATAGATTTCTGGGTGACGCCAATCATCCAGGGTTTTGTACAGGTAGAAGAACTGGTGGTGAACTACAATGAGACATCCGATGAGGAGCGGAGCAGCCCTGAAACCCCCCTAGAGGAGGTCACCTGTGTTGACGACATGCATCCCCGCTTTACTGTGGCACTTATCTCCAGACGTAGCCGCCACCGCGCAG GGATGCGGTACAAACGAAGAGGAGTGGATACTGATGGCCATGTTGCCAACTATGTGGAGACAGAGCAGCTGATCCACGTGCACAGCCACACCCTATCTTTTGTGCAGACACGCGGCTCTGTGCCAGTCTTCTGGAGCCAGGCAGGGTACCGCTACAATCCCAGGCCACGCTTAGAGAAAG gaGAAAAGGAGACCATTGAGTACTTCGCTGCTCACTTTGAAGAACAGCTTCAACTCTATAAGACACAG gTCATCATTAACTTAGTGGACCAAAGTGGACGGGAGAAGGTAATTGGTGACGCATATCTGAAGCAAGTCCTGCTCTACAACAACCCTAACCTCACGTATGTTTCGTTTGACTTCCACGAGCACTG CCGAGGTATGAAGtttgaaaatgtgcaaatactGACAGATGCCATCTCTGATATCATAACTGACATGAAGTGGGCCTG GGTGGATCAGGCGGGAGTCATTTGTAAGCAGGAGGGTATCTTCAGAGTAAACTGCATGGACTGTCTTGACAGAACCAATGTGGTCCAGGCTGCTATTGGTCGGGTGGTGATGGAACAACAG TTAAAGAAACTAGGTGTGATGCCTCCAGAACAGCCTCTGCCTCCCAAATGCTACAAAATTTATCAGATCATGTGGGCCAACAATGGAGACATCATCAGCAGGCAGTATGCAGGCACAGCAGCGCTTAAG GGAGATTTCACcaggacaggagagagaaaattGGCTGGCGTAATGAAGGATGGTGTGAACTCAGCCAACCGCTACTATTTGAACCGCTTTAGAGACGCTTACAGACAAGCAGTTATTG ACCTAATGATGGGCATACCAGTGACAGAAGACCTCTACTCCATCTTTAGTAAGGAGAAGgaacatgaagagaaagagaaagaaagccAGAGGGGAGCACAGGAACAGGTcagcctgctgctgcagacCTACATGCAGCTTCTGCTGCCTGATGATGAGAAGTTTCATGGAGGTTGGGCCCTAATCAATTGTGACATGAG CCTCATTGATGCATCAAACAAAGACGTAGATGTGTTGCTCCTTCTTTCTGAAAAAGCCTATTACATTGCTTT CTACGATGAAGAAGCAGATAAAGTCAACCAATACCAGCGCCTCAATTTGGATGGTTTGGAAAAGATCGAAATAG GTCCAGAGCCTACACTGTTTGGGAAACCAAAGTTCTGCTGTATGCGTTTGCATTACAGGAGTGAAGATACAAGTGGATTCTTTCACACGCTGAGAGCAGCAACACGAAATCCTGAGGACGATGGAAAAG ACACATTACAATGCATAGCTGAGATGCTTCGCATAACCAAGCAAGCCATGGGTTTGGACTTGCTTGTAGTCGAGAAGAAGCTTGAGAG GCGGCAGTGTAAACCTCATGAGGATATAATGGCCATCCAGAACAAACCTGCTGACCAGGGTAGCTCTGGGCTGGCACAGGGCAAGAGTTTCCTCCTGAACAAATTCTCTTCTCTCAATCAGAAAGTGAAACAGACTGGCCCTTTTAAGCCCCTTGGGAGGTTGGGCAACTTCTCTAAGCCAGATGTTAAAGTCAATTTCCTTAAACCGACTATGCATGTCAACCTTTGGAAATCTGACAGCAGCTTGGAGACATCAGAAAACAACCCTGGAACAGGATGCATCAAAGATGTTGGAGATGGGAACTCTGAAATCTCAGACGACTCTGACTCTTATATTTCTGATCCAGAGCAACCATGTTCTTTGGAAAACATGGACTATGTGCTACCAAGTTGCGGTATTGTAGCATCAAACCCACGCCTGGGGAGTCGCTCCCAGTCTATTGCTAGCATAGAGCTAAATATCCCCACCATGATACGGGTCACTGGGTGTGATGGGAAGCAGAAAAGCCCCTTTGAAGCTGGTGATGACAAGTCACCAGGAGCTGCTTCGGTGGCTGAAGAAGCCATTCTGATTGACTTTGGTACTCCCATTGAAGCCTACTGTCACCAGTTTGTCCAGGATGCACAGACCAAACCTGTTGAGGTGTTTGGAGAGCAACCAACATCTGCTGTTCCCCCTCTCAACCCTGTGGTGCCAGTGCAGAATAAGACCCCTGCAGACTCAGACAAGCAGTCGAGCTCTGAGTGGCAGCATGAGGATCCTCAGCTCCCCAGGCCATCCCAGCTTGACGTTGAGTTAACTACTTCCAGTTTCAACCTCCTCACAGTCCAAAAAACCAGCTCTGTAGCCTCGGGAGGTTCTCAGAGGAGTCTGAGTTTGCAGATGGAGGGCAGCCAAGGCCCTTCGCCTGCTGACAGCAGTGGCAGCAGAGTAGTGTCCCCATTTGCCAAGATCAAGAGCTCAATGGTTCAGGTGGCAAGCCTTACCCAGGCTGGACTTACACAAGGTATCAATTTTGCTGTGGCAAAGGTACAGAAGAGCCCAGAACCAGAGTCTATCAATGAAGCCCAAGAGAGCGAGCTTAAGGCAATGTTTACACAGTGCCAGACCAGGATTATTCAAATCTAG
- the inpp5f gene encoding phosphatidylinositide phosphatase SAC2 isoform X2, producing the protein MELFQAKDDYILQSGDRALWCSRKDGTMAVRPATDLLLAWNPVCLGLVEGVIGKIQLHTDLPLGLVLIRQKALVGHLPGNHKVFKITKITVIPLSDEEPQELELEESFMDGETEYFQLCKKHHFGIDKPEKLTQSPDESKFLMKTLSQIKSNVAVPIKKKVKENKEKERMERRLLDELCKIFMDSDSFYYSTTYDLTNSVQRQGDSGNSSLPLWKQVDDRFFWNKHMIQDLIDLQAPEIDFWVTPIIQGFVQVEELVVNYNETSDEERSSPETPLEEVTCVDDMHPRFTVALISRRSRHRAGMRYKRRGVDTDGHVANYVETEQLIHVHSHTLSFVQTRGSVPVFWSQAGYRYNPRPRLEKGEKETIEYFAAHFEEQLQLYKTQVIINLVDQSGREKVIGDAYLKQVLLYNNPNLTYVSFDFHEHCRGMKFENVQILTDAISDIITDMKWAWVDQAGVICKQEGIFRVNCMDCLDRTNVVQAAIGRVVMEQQLKKLGVMPPEQPLPPKCYKIYQIMWANNGDIISRQYAGTAALKGDFTRTGERKLAGVMKDGVNSANRYYLNRFRDAYRQAVIDLMMGIPVTEDLYSIFSKEKEHEEKEKESQRGAQEQVSLLLQTYMQLLLPDDEKFHGGWALINCDMSLIDASNKDVDVLLLLSEKAYYIAFYDEEADKVNQYQRLNLDGLEKIEIGPEPTLFGKPKFCCMRLHYRSEDTSGFFHTLRAATRNPEDDGKDTLQCIAEMLRITKQAMGLDLLVVEKKLERRQCKPHEDIMAIQNKPADQGSSGLAQGKSFLLNKFSSLNQKVKQTGPFKPLGRLGNFSKPDVKVNFLKPTMHVNLWKSDSSLETSENNPGTGCIKDVGDGNSEISDDSDSYISDPEQPCSLENMDYVLPSCGIVASNPRLGSRSQSIASIELNIPTMIRVTGCDGKQKSPFEAGDDKSPGAASVAEEAILIDFGTPIEAYCHQFVQDAQTKPVEVFGEQPTSAVPPLNPVVPVQNKTPADSDKQSSSEWQHEDPQLPRPSQLDVELTTSSFNLLTVQKTSSVASGGSQRSLSLQMEGSQGPSPADSSGSRVVSPFAKIKSSMVQVASLTQAGLTQGINFAVAKVQKSPEPESINEAQESELKAMFTQCQTRIIQI; encoded by the exons ATGGAGCTGTTCCAGGCGAAAGACGATTACATACTTCAGAGCGGGGACCGTGCTCTGTGGTGCAGCCGAAAAGACGGGACCATGGCCGTCAGACCTG CAACAGACCTACTGCTAGCTTGGAATCCAGTGTGTTTGGGATTGGTAGAAGGTGTCATTGGAAAGATACAACTTCATACAG ATCTTCCTCTTGGCCTAGTATTGATTCGCCAGAAAGCACTGGTGGGCCATCTACCAGGCAACCACAAAGTCTTCAAGATCACCAAAATAACAGTCATTCCTCTGTCTGATGAAGAGCCTCAGGAGCTTGAACTGGAG GAGAGCTTCATGGATGGTGAGACAGAATATTTTCAA CTTTGCAAGAAACATCACTTTGGAATCGACAAACCAGAGAAACTGACTCAGTCTCCAGATGAGTCAAAGTTCTTGATGAAAACTTTAAGCCAGATCAAATCTAATGTGGCAGTTCCCATCAAGAAaaag GTTaaggaaaacaaagagaaggaacGCATGGAAAGACGGTTGCTGGATGAGCTCTGCAAGATATTCATGGATTCAGACTCCTTCTATTACAGTACGACCTATGACCTGACAAACAGTGTCCAGCGTCAAGGGGACTCAGGCAACTCCAGCTTACCTCTATGGAAGCAG GTTGATGACCGTTTTTTCTGGAATAAGCACATGATCCAAGACCTTATTGACCTTCAG GCACCGGAGATAGATTTCTGGGTGACGCCAATCATCCAGGGTTTTGTACAGGTAGAAGAACTGGTGGTGAACTACAATGAGACATCCGATGAGGAGCGGAGCAGCCCTGAAACCCCCCTAGAGGAGGTCACCTGTGTTGACGACATGCATCCCCGCTTTACTGTGGCACTTATCTCCAGACGTAGCCGCCACCGCGCAG GGATGCGGTACAAACGAAGAGGAGTGGATACTGATGGCCATGTTGCCAACTATGTGGAGACAGAGCAGCTGATCCACGTGCACAGCCACACCCTATCTTTTGTGCAGACACGCGGCTCTGTGCCAGTCTTCTGGAGCCAGGCAGGGTACCGCTACAATCCCAGGCCACGCTTAGAGAAAG gaGAAAAGGAGACCATTGAGTACTTCGCTGCTCACTTTGAAGAACAGCTTCAACTCTATAAGACACAG gTCATCATTAACTTAGTGGACCAAAGTGGACGGGAGAAGGTAATTGGTGACGCATATCTGAAGCAAGTCCTGCTCTACAACAACCCTAACCTCACGTATGTTTCGTTTGACTTCCACGAGCACTG CCGAGGTATGAAGtttgaaaatgtgcaaatactGACAGATGCCATCTCTGATATCATAACTGACATGAAGTGGGCCTG GGTGGATCAGGCGGGAGTCATTTGTAAGCAGGAGGGTATCTTCAGAGTAAACTGCATGGACTGTCTTGACAGAACCAATGTGGTCCAGGCTGCTATTGGTCGGGTGGTGATGGAACAACAG TTAAAGAAACTAGGTGTGATGCCTCCAGAACAGCCTCTGCCTCCCAAATGCTACAAAATTTATCAGATCATGTGGGCCAACAATGGAGACATCATCAGCAGGCAGTATGCAGGCACAGCAGCGCTTAAG GGAGATTTCACcaggacaggagagagaaaattGGCTGGCGTAATGAAGGATGGTGTGAACTCAGCCAACCGCTACTATTTGAACCGCTTTAGAGACGCTTACAGACAAGCAGTTATTG ACCTAATGATGGGCATACCAGTGACAGAAGACCTCTACTCCATCTTTAGTAAGGAGAAGgaacatgaagagaaagagaaagaaagccAGAGGGGAGCACAGGAACAGGTcagcctgctgctgcagacCTACATGCAGCTTCTGCTGCCTGATGATGAGAAGTTTCATGGAGGTTGGGCCCTAATCAATTGTGACATGAG CCTCATTGATGCATCAAACAAAGACGTAGATGTGTTGCTCCTTCTTTCTGAAAAAGCCTATTACATTGCTTT CTACGATGAAGAAGCAGATAAAGTCAACCAATACCAGCGCCTCAATTTGGATGGTTTGGAAAAGATCGAAATAG GTCCAGAGCCTACACTGTTTGGGAAACCAAAGTTCTGCTGTATGCGTTTGCATTACAGGAGTGAAGATACAAGTGGATTCTTTCACACGCTGAGAGCAGCAACACGAAATCCTGAGGACGATGGAAAAG ACACATTACAATGCATAGCTGAGATGCTTCGCATAACCAAGCAAGCCATGGGTTTGGACTTGCTTGTAGTCGAGAAGAAGCTTGAGAG GCGGCAGTGTAAACCTCATGAGGATATAATGGCCATCCAGAACAAACCTGCTGACCAGGGTAGCTCTGGGCTGGCACAGGGCAAGAGTTTCCTCCTGAACAAATTCTCTTCTCTCAATCAGAAAGTGAAACAGACTGGCCCTTTTAAGCCCCTTGGGAGGTTGGGCAACTTCTCTAAGCCAGATGTTAAAGTCAATTTCCTTAAACCGACTATGCATGTCAACCTTTGGAAATCTGACAGCAGCTTGGAGACATCAGAAAACAACCCTGGAACAGGATGCATCAAAGATGTTGGAGATGGGAACTCTGAAATCTCAGACGACTCTGACTCTTATATTTCTGATCCAGAGCAACCATGTTCTTTGGAAAACATGGACTATGTGCTACCAAGTTGCGGTATTGTAGCATCAAACCCACGCCTGGGGAGTCGCTCCCAGTCTATTGCTAGCATAGAGCTAAATATCCCCACCATGATACGGGTCACTGGGTGTGATGGGAAGCAGAAAAGCCCCTTTGAAGCTGGTGATGACAAGTCACCAGGAGCTGCTTCGGTGGCTGAAGAAGCCATTCTGATTGACTTTGGTACTCCCATTGAAGCCTACTGTCACCAGTTTGTCCAGGATGCACAGACCAAACCTGTTGAGGTGTTTGGAGAGCAACCAACATCTGCTGTTCCCCCTCTCAACCCTGTGGTGCCAGTGCAGAATAAGACCCCTGCAGACTCAGACAAGCAGTCGAGCTCTGAGTGGCAGCATGAGGATCCTCAGCTCCCCAGGCCATCCCAGCTTGACGTTGAGTTAACTACTTCCAGTTTCAACCTCCTCACAGTCCAAAAAACCAGCTCTGTAGCCTCGGGAGGTTCTCAGAGGAGTCTGAGTTTGCAGATGGAGGGCAGCCAAGGCCCTTCGCCTGCTGACAGCAGTGGCAGCAGAGTAGTGTCCCCATTTGCCAAGATCAAGAGCTCAATGGTTCAGGTGGCAAGCCTTACCCAGGCTGGACTTACACAAGGTATCAATTTTGCTGTGGCAAAGGTACAGAAGAGCCCAGAACCAGAGTCTATCAATGAAGCCCAAGAGAGCGAGCTTAAGGCAATGTTTACACAGTGCCAGACCAGGATTATTCAAATCTAG